Proteins co-encoded in one Zalophus californianus isolate mZalCal1 chromosome 9, mZalCal1.pri.v2, whole genome shotgun sequence genomic window:
- the DNAL4 gene encoding dynein light chain 4, axonemal: MGETEGKKEEADYKRLQTFPLVRHSDMPEEMRVETMELCVTACEKFSNNNESAAKMIKETMDKKFGSSWHVVIGEGFGFEITHEVKNLLYLYFGGTLAVCVWKCS; this comes from the exons ATgggagaaacagaagggaagaaagaggaggctGATTATAAGCGACTGCAGACCTTCCCTCTGGTCAGG CACTCGGACATGCCAGAGGAGATGCGAGTGGAGACCATGGAGCTATGTGTCACGGCCTGTGAGAAATTCTCCAACAACAACGAG AGCGCGGCCAAGATGATCAAGGAGACAATGGATAAGAAGTTCGGCTCTTCCTGGCACGTGGTCATCGGCGAGGGTTTTGGGTTTGAGATCACACATGAGGTGAAGAACCTCCTTTACCTGTACTTCGGGGGGACCCTGGCTGTGTGTGTCTGGAAGTGCTCCTGA